Proteins from a single region of Pseudomonas ekonensis:
- a CDS encoding winged helix-turn-helix domain-containing protein produces MPFKFEDFVLDPERRDLTQRGQTVTVGPQVFDLLLQLISHRDRVVSKDELLNAVWSGRVVSESTITSHINAVRKAIGDTGEHQRLVRTVPRKGYRFVGEIRPSDDPEVPADTLPTPPRPALLLPDKPSITVLPFQNLSGDPEQDYFADGMAEDIITALSRLRWLFVIARNSSFTYKGRAVDTRSVGQELGVRYVLEGSVRKSGNKVRITGQLIDASSGTHLWAERFEGQLDDIFELQDRIAESVVGAIAPQLERAEIERAKRKPTDSLDAYDYYLRATAKLHIATREAIDESLALFYRAIELDPEFASAYGMAAWCHFWRKLNGWMTDRPGEIAEGARLARMAVELGRDDAVALTRSGHALAHLTGDVDGGIALLDRARLLNPNLAPAWYLGGILRALRGETDTAIQNLEHAVRLSPLDPEMFRMQVGMAIAHFFAGRFEIAAAYAEQSVGNLPSLLPAVALMAACHALSGRMDKAAPVMARLLELDPTLQVSRLKDWLPIQRPEDAARFVEGLRLAGLPE; encoded by the coding sequence GTGCCATTCAAGTTTGAAGACTTCGTGCTCGACCCAGAGCGCCGGGACCTGACCCAACGCGGCCAGACCGTGACCGTCGGGCCGCAAGTCTTCGATCTGCTGCTGCAACTGATCAGCCACCGCGACCGGGTGGTGAGCAAGGACGAACTGCTCAATGCCGTGTGGAGCGGCCGGGTCGTCTCCGAGTCCACCATCACCAGCCACATCAACGCGGTGCGCAAGGCCATCGGCGACACCGGCGAGCACCAGCGCCTGGTGCGCACCGTGCCGCGCAAGGGCTACCGCTTCGTCGGCGAGATCCGGCCGAGCGACGACCCCGAGGTTCCCGCCGACACGCTGCCGACCCCGCCGCGCCCGGCGCTCCTGCTGCCGGACAAGCCTTCGATCACCGTGCTGCCGTTCCAGAACCTCAGCGGCGACCCCGAGCAGGACTACTTCGCCGACGGCATGGCCGAAGACATCATCACTGCGCTGTCACGCCTGCGCTGGCTGTTCGTCATCGCCCGCAATTCCAGCTTCACCTACAAGGGCAGGGCGGTGGACACCCGCAGCGTGGGCCAGGAACTGGGCGTGCGCTACGTGCTTGAAGGCAGCGTGCGCAAAAGCGGCAACAAGGTCCGCATCACCGGCCAGCTGATCGATGCCAGCAGCGGCACGCATCTGTGGGCCGAGCGTTTCGAGGGCCAGCTCGACGACATTTTCGAGCTGCAGGACCGGATCGCCGAAAGCGTGGTCGGCGCCATTGCGCCGCAGCTGGAGCGGGCGGAAATCGAACGGGCCAAGCGCAAGCCCACCGACAGCCTCGATGCCTACGACTATTACCTGCGCGCCACGGCCAAACTGCACATCGCCACCCGCGAGGCCATCGACGAATCGCTCGCGCTGTTCTACCGCGCCATCGAGCTGGATCCGGAATTCGCGTCCGCCTACGGCATGGCCGCCTGGTGCCACTTCTGGCGCAAGCTCAACGGCTGGATGACCGACCGGCCGGGGGAAATCGCCGAAGGGGCGCGGCTGGCGCGGATGGCGGTGGAACTGGGCCGCGACGACGCCGTGGCCCTGACCCGCAGCGGCCATGCGCTGGCCCACCTGACCGGCGACGTCGACGGCGGCATCGCCTTGCTCGACCGGGCCCGGCTGCTCAACCCCAACCTGGCCCCGGCGTGGTACCTGGGCGGGATCCTGCGGGCCTTGCGCGGCGAGACCGACACCGCCATCCAGAACCTGGAGCACGCGGTGCGCCTCAGCCCCCTGGATCCGGAGATGTTCCGCATGCAGGTGGGCATGGCCATCGCCCATTTCTTCGCCGGTCGTTTCGAGATCGCGGCCGCTTATGCCGAACAGTCGGTCGGCAATCTGCCCAGCCTGCTGCCGGCGGTGGCGTTGATGGCTGCCTGCCATGCGCTGAGCGGGCGGATGGACAAGGCCGCGCCGGTCATGGCGCGCCTGCTTGAGCTGGATCCGACGCTGCAGGTGTCCAGGCTCAAGGACTGGCTGCCGATCCAGCGCCCCGAAGACGCCGCCCGGTTCGTCGAAGGGCTGCGCCTGGCCGGGTTGCCCGAATAG
- a CDS encoding SDR family oxidoreductase — MKIVVIGGTGLIGSKLVKNLRERGHDALAASPNTGVNSITREGLAEAMDGAQVVVDVSNAPSWEDQAVLEFFETSTRNLLAAEAAAGVRHHVALSVVGSERLPDNGYFRAKVAQENLIKASGMPYSLLRATQFFEFVGGIAQSATVGDEVRLSPALIQPMASDDVAAALTDVALAAPSNGTQEVAGPEALPLDELVRRFFRVTGDTRKVIPDVHARYFGDELDDQSLTPGGANPRLGPTRFEDWLAQSTASAAR; from the coding sequence ATGAAGATTGTCGTTATCGGAGGCACCGGCCTCATCGGATCGAAACTTGTGAAGAACCTGCGCGAGCGCGGCCATGACGCGCTCGCGGCCTCGCCCAACACCGGCGTGAACAGCATCACCCGCGAAGGCCTGGCCGAAGCGATGGACGGCGCCCAGGTGGTGGTCGACGTGTCCAACGCGCCGTCCTGGGAAGACCAAGCGGTGCTGGAGTTCTTCGAGACCTCCACCCGCAACCTGTTGGCCGCCGAGGCCGCCGCCGGGGTTCGCCATCACGTGGCGCTGTCGGTGGTGGGCAGCGAGCGGCTGCCGGACAACGGCTACTTCCGCGCCAAAGTGGCGCAGGAGAACCTGATCAAGGCGTCCGGCATGCCCTACAGCCTGCTGCGGGCCACCCAGTTCTTCGAATTCGTCGGCGGCATCGCCCAGTCGGCCACGGTCGGCGACGAAGTGCGCCTGTCGCCTGCGCTGATCCAGCCCATGGCCTCGGACGACGTCGCCGCCGCGCTGACCGACGTGGCGCTGGCCGCGCCGAGCAACGGCACCCAGGAAGTCGCCGGCCCCGAGGCCTTGCCGCTGGATGAGCTGGTCCGGCGCTTCTTCCGCGTCACCGGCGACACCCGCAAGGTGATCCCGGACGTCCACGCGCGCTATTTCGGCGATGAACTGGACGACCAGTCGCTCACCCCCGGCGGCGCCAACCCGCGCCTGGGCCCGACCCGTTTCGAAGACTGGCTGGCGCAATCGACCGCGTCGGCTGCGCGCTGA
- a CDS encoding cupin domain-containing protein has product MFSRILLAATLAAVSVTAASTASAAEPQAGKVTVVFDRALPNVPGKTMKGVLVEYAPGGSSPAHFHPKSAFIYATVLEGAVRSKVGDAPEKVYKAGEHFVEQPGDFHAVSANASATEPSRLLAVFVLDSTEGDLVRPVKP; this is encoded by the coding sequence ATGTTTAGCCGAATCCTGTTGGCCGCCACCCTGGCGGCCGTGTCGGTCACCGCTGCCTCGACGGCCTCGGCGGCCGAGCCGCAAGCGGGCAAAGTCACCGTGGTGTTCGACCGCGCCCTGCCCAACGTGCCGGGCAAGACCATGAAGGGCGTGCTGGTGGAATACGCGCCGGGCGGGTCTTCGCCTGCGCACTTCCATCCGAAGTCGGCGTTCATCTATGCCACGGTGCTTGAGGGCGCCGTGCGCAGCAAGGTCGGCGATGCGCCGGAGAAGGTCTACAAGGCCGGGGAGCACTTCGTCGAGCAGCCGGGCGACTTCCACGCCGTCAGCGCCAACGCCAGCGCCACCGAGCCGTCCCGCCTGCTGGCGGTGTTCGTGCTCGACAGCACCGAGGGGGATCTGGTCCGGCCGGTGAAGCCGTAA
- a CDS encoding DUF2599 domain-containing protein encodes MKTRWDRIAPLLALPLCLQAAAVKAESCAETLRKVETLYNNTVDSCGRDPASDCSGLLVRGTHRADPAKGQQWDVWNPSPKAQELGTFAASWMRADGISYEDPGMSTQNGYLITPVDLVRDPENPVHIYCAFPNDAWTDFRDDRGCGNNKNTTQTEAVCQSMAPPITNVNAWVAHFTKFNNNRQQDQLQCGFNMRNPMSSQERVTAFQNFMGSRRVINSREFQTQTELRLGNPKTDELPILAFFYSDQRGLNDALANQKDYKNKTGKDRNIVKIDFPKTPVAKATFSCIQTASVPEPKYCDKYIESSTWVKRPDPKLGPDTWSLQVVPTACGRAIKDNQTDRMFAELYNKHKNDDQWRQYSVNGGSLRRQLVCHLAATFDGKPVRDKPEWNLEPARPYVDQATAVAQRCNPY; translated from the coding sequence ATGAAGACTCGTTGGGACAGGATCGCACCGTTGCTGGCATTGCCGCTGTGCCTGCAAGCGGCAGCGGTGAAGGCCGAATCCTGCGCGGAGACGCTGAGGAAAGTCGAAACGCTCTATAACAACACCGTCGACAGTTGCGGCAGGGATCCGGCGTCGGACTGTTCTGGGTTGTTGGTCCGGGGCACCCACCGGGCGGATCCGGCGAAAGGGCAGCAATGGGATGTCTGGAACCCCAGCCCCAAGGCCCAGGAACTGGGCACGTTCGCCGCCTCATGGATGCGCGCCGACGGCATCAGCTACGAGGACCCCGGGATGAGCACCCAGAACGGCTACCTCATCACGCCGGTGGATCTGGTGCGCGACCCCGAGAACCCGGTGCACATCTACTGCGCGTTCCCCAACGACGCCTGGACCGATTTTCGCGACGACCGGGGCTGCGGCAACAACAAGAACACCACCCAGACCGAAGCGGTGTGCCAGTCCATGGCGCCGCCGATCACCAACGTCAATGCGTGGGTCGCGCACTTCACCAAGTTCAACAACAACCGCCAGCAGGACCAACTGCAGTGCGGCTTCAACATGCGCAACCCCATGAGCAGCCAGGAGCGGGTCACCGCGTTCCAGAACTTCATGGGCTCGCGGCGGGTGATCAACAGCCGCGAGTTCCAGACCCAGACCGAACTGCGCCTGGGCAACCCCAAGACCGACGAACTGCCGATCCTGGCCTTCTTCTACAGCGACCAGCGCGGCCTCAACGACGCGTTGGCCAACCAGAAGGACTACAAGAACAAGACCGGCAAGGACCGCAACATCGTCAAGATCGACTTCCCCAAGACGCCGGTGGCCAAGGCGACGTTCTCCTGCATCCAGACCGCATCGGTGCCTGAACCCAAGTACTGCGACAAATACATCGAGTCCAGCACCTGGGTGAAGCGGCCCGACCCCAAGCTCGGCCCGGACACCTGGTCGCTGCAGGTGGTGCCCACCGCGTGCGGCCGGGCGATCAAGGACAACCAGACCGACCGGATGTTCGCCGAGCTGTACAACAAGCATAAGAACGACGACCAATGGCGCCAGTACAGCGTCAACGGCGGCTCGTTGCGCCGTCAGCTGGTCTGCCACCTGGCGGCCACCTTCGACGGCAAGCCCGTGCGCGACAAGCCGGAGTGGAACCTTGAGCCGGCACGGCCTTATGTCGACCAGGCCACGGCGGTGGCGCAGCGCTGCAATCCTTACTGA
- a CDS encoding DUF2599 domain-containing protein — MRAALRSSFALVCSLTLACGAAAQTVLDPVETLNRINRNYNTLKDACQEPDTGAARGHYYCSGVTLRMVNDGPFNPWDYSPYAIKIGATSYSWIRKDLSTRILIHPAGFILRTPTDSMDLQLPVKEQGWTCIYAFDGGTGPERKWYGCGFFDSKEPPRKAQAAMDNRNAALAYGTCAEAGVSTAAQWTARYTGLLKGPIQYDQCSWNAERPDDWNAMIRVHESRVKTTNKDPFAFSAQVNEFMLKNASASNDGSENMKYIDAFIYNVNSTQNFATRGDQAPPKPENGLNSARNFQKKLQAQGYSVPILRLDFTKPPEQRFSYVAADQAIDLDAAGNGQPTPVTPPARYIASATWVERHDPGTGKNEWTLNVVPTAQGKASQASAQEAVYQELFALRGADSQWRDNEKAAGSMRQQLSCLVQHYPGKTEWNLEPFRPVVTPQEAAKAGCNPVPARTVQYIASADWVKRYDPGTRQDEWTLSVVPTAAGRALPNEQAGALYDQLFALRGGDSQWRDNEKSAGSMRGQLNCVLVNYRSKTPWNLEPFRPALSDGDTRAAGCNPVAR; from the coding sequence ATGCGCGCAGCCCTGCGTTCGTCTTTCGCTCTCGTGTGTTCCCTTACCCTGGCCTGCGGCGCGGCGGCCCAGACGGTGCTCGATCCGGTCGAGACCCTGAACCGCATCAACCGCAACTACAACACCCTCAAGGACGCCTGCCAGGAGCCCGACACCGGCGCTGCCCGCGGGCATTACTACTGCAGCGGCGTGACCTTGCGCATGGTCAACGACGGGCCGTTCAACCCGTGGGACTACAGCCCGTACGCGATCAAGATCGGCGCGACCTCCTATTCGTGGATCCGCAAGGACCTGAGCACGCGCATCCTCATCCATCCGGCCGGGTTCATCCTGCGCACGCCCACCGATTCGATGGACCTGCAGCTGCCGGTCAAGGAGCAGGGCTGGACGTGCATCTACGCGTTCGACGGCGGCACGGGGCCGGAGCGCAAGTGGTACGGTTGCGGCTTTTTCGACAGCAAGGAGCCGCCGCGCAAGGCTCAGGCCGCGATGGACAACCGCAACGCGGCGTTGGCCTACGGCACCTGCGCCGAAGCCGGCGTGAGCACCGCCGCGCAGTGGACGGCCCGCTACACCGGCTTGCTCAAGGGGCCGATCCAGTACGACCAGTGCTCCTGGAACGCCGAAAGGCCCGACGACTGGAACGCCATGATCCGCGTCCACGAATCGCGGGTGAAGACCACCAACAAAGACCCGTTCGCCTTCAGCGCGCAGGTCAACGAATTCATGTTGAAGAATGCCTCGGCCAGCAACGACGGCAGCGAAAACATGAAGTACATCGATGCGTTCATCTACAACGTCAACAGCACGCAGAACTTCGCCACCCGGGGCGACCAGGCGCCGCCGAAGCCGGAGAACGGCCTCAACAGCGCGCGCAATTTCCAGAAGAAGCTCCAGGCCCAGGGCTACAGCGTGCCGATCCTGCGGCTGGACTTCACCAAGCCGCCGGAGCAGCGTTTCAGCTATGTCGCCGCCGATCAGGCGATTGACCTGGACGCCGCCGGCAACGGCCAGCCGACCCCGGTGACGCCACCTGCCCGGTACATCGCGTCGGCCACCTGGGTCGAGCGTCATGACCCCGGCACCGGGAAAAACGAATGGACCCTCAACGTCGTCCCCACCGCCCAGGGCAAGGCGAGCCAGGCGAGCGCGCAGGAGGCGGTCTACCAGGAACTGTTCGCCCTGCGCGGCGCCGACAGCCAGTGGCGCGACAACGAGAAGGCCGCCGGCAGCATGCGCCAGCAACTGAGTTGCCTGGTGCAGCACTACCCGGGCAAGACCGAATGGAACCTGGAGCCGTTCCGCCCCGTCGTCACGCCGCAGGAAGCGGCCAAGGCCGGGTGCAATCCCGTGCCGGCCAGAACGGTGCAGTACATCGCGTCCGCCGATTGGGTCAAGCGCTACGACCCGGGCACCCGCCAGGACGAATGGACCTTGAGCGTGGTGCCGACCGCGGCCGGCCGGGCCTTGCCCAACGAGCAGGCCGGCGCCCTGTACGACCAGTTGTTTGCCCTGCGCGGCGGCGACAGCCAGTGGCGCGACAACGAGAAATCCGCCGGCAGCATGCGCGGGCAACTGAACTGCGTGCTGGTCAACTACCGCAGCAAGACGCCGTGGAACCTGGAGCCGTTCCGGCCCGCGCTGTCGGACGGCGACACGCGCGCGGCGGGCTGCAATCCGGTGGCGCGATAG
- a CDS encoding SLATT domain-containing protein: protein MKNPSIDHKFYAQLQRDIDRIDSKADTYRLVYYSFRIGLILVASAVTLVSGWTDAEPDAPTVNWLLILGVATTVITAMDTLFGVETKKNTYRLMLVELREIRSEFVFYFDHQRSDLEAVLRDRLFPKYQTIKAYAKALVEQEREKEIPAKP, encoded by the coding sequence ATGAAGAATCCGTCGATAGACCACAAGTTTTATGCGCAACTCCAGCGAGACATAGACAGGATCGACAGCAAGGCTGACACCTACAGGCTGGTCTATTACTCATTCCGGATAGGCCTGATCCTTGTGGCATCCGCGGTGACGCTGGTGTCCGGCTGGACTGACGCCGAACCCGATGCCCCGACCGTGAATTGGCTGCTGATCTTGGGCGTTGCGACGACCGTCATTACGGCGATGGACACGTTGTTCGGGGTCGAGACCAAAAAGAATACGTACCGGTTGATGCTCGTCGAACTGAGAGAGATCAGAAGCGAATTCGTGTTCTATTTCGACCATCAACGATCCGATCTGGAGGCGGTGCTTCGGGACAGGCTGTTTCCCAAATACCAGACCATAAAGGCGTACGCCAAAGCGTTGGTCGAGCAGGAGCGCGAAAAGGAAATCCCTGCAAAGCCATAG
- a CDS encoding oxidoreductase, protein MPVTKTLFITGASSGFGHALAKEALAAGHRVIGTVRREADLQAFEALSPGNAHGVILDVTDFDRIDAVVAETETAFGPVDVLVNNAGYGHEGVFEESPLEEMRRQFDVNVFGAVAVTQAFLPCFRQRRAGRILNITSMGGTITMPGIAYYCASKFALEGISDTLSQELRPFGIFVTAVAPGSFRTDWAGRSMRRTPRSIADYDASFDPVRKAREDKSGKQLGDPQKAAQAMLQVIDEPTPPAHLLLGSDALNLVRDKLKRTADEIDRWEALTRSTDH, encoded by the coding sequence ATGCCAGTCACCAAAACCCTCTTCATCACCGGCGCCAGCAGCGGCTTCGGCCATGCGCTGGCCAAGGAAGCGCTTGCCGCCGGCCACCGTGTCATCGGTACCGTGCGCCGCGAGGCGGACTTGCAGGCCTTCGAGGCCCTGTCGCCGGGCAATGCCCATGGCGTGATCCTGGATGTCACCGACTTCGACCGGATCGACGCCGTCGTCGCCGAGACCGAAACCGCCTTCGGCCCGGTCGATGTGTTGGTCAACAACGCCGGCTACGGCCACGAAGGCGTCTTCGAGGAGTCGCCGCTGGAGGAGATGCGCCGTCAGTTCGACGTCAACGTGTTCGGCGCCGTGGCGGTGACCCAGGCGTTCCTGCCCTGCTTCCGCCAACGCCGCGCCGGGCGCATCCTCAACATCACCTCCATGGGCGGCACGATCACGATGCCGGGCATCGCCTATTACTGCGCCAGCAAGTTTGCGCTCGAAGGCATCTCCGATACCCTGAGCCAGGAACTGCGCCCGTTCGGCATCTTCGTCACCGCCGTGGCGCCCGGCTCGTTCCGCACGGACTGGGCCGGCCGCTCGATGCGGCGCACGCCGCGCAGCATCGCCGACTACGACGCCAGCTTCGACCCGGTCCGCAAGGCCCGCGAAGACAAGAGCGGCAAGCAGCTCGGCGACCCGCAAAAAGCCGCGCAAGCAATGTTGCAGGTCATCGACGAACCGACGCCGCCGGCCCACCTGCTGCTGGGCAGCGACGCCCTGAACCTGGTGCGCGACAAGCTCAAGCGCACCGCCGACGAGATCGACCGATGGGAAGCCCTGACCCGCTCCACCGACCATTGA
- a CDS encoding AraC family transcriptional regulator, translating into MTPHDADTRHMVRLMEKLAPVEGYNLSALDDVRFLRSNRPLTRTPVLYDPGIVILCQGRKRGYLGDEVYVYDASHYLVVSVPVPFTMETDASEEEPMLAVYMRLDLRLASELMQQVDEVHGPSQAPPKGMYASPMDDSLHASTLRFLEAMSVPGEALILGPSLVREIYYRILTGAQGGSMRAALERQGHFGKVTRAIRMIHACYPQHLDVERLAREASMSVPNFHLHFRNVTDASPMQYLKSTRLHQARLLMLRHTMTASAAAFAVGYESASQFSREFKRFFGRTPLAEIQWMKATYALPAPVSPSIYVSSH; encoded by the coding sequence ATGACCCCGCACGATGCAGACACCCGGCACATGGTGCGGCTCATGGAGAAACTGGCTCCGGTCGAAGGCTACAACCTCAGCGCGCTGGATGACGTGCGTTTCCTGCGCTCGAACCGGCCGCTGACCCGCACGCCGGTGCTGTACGACCCCGGCATCGTGATCCTGTGCCAGGGGCGCAAGCGCGGGTATCTGGGCGACGAAGTGTATGTCTACGACGCCAGCCACTACCTGGTCGTGTCCGTGCCGGTGCCCTTCACCATGGAGACCGACGCCAGCGAAGAGGAACCGATGCTGGCGGTCTACATGCGCCTGGATCTGCGCCTGGCCAGCGAGCTGATGCAGCAGGTGGACGAGGTGCACGGCCCGAGCCAGGCGCCGCCCAAAGGCATGTACGCCTCGCCGATGGACGATTCGCTGCACGCCTCGACGCTGCGTTTCCTGGAGGCCATGAGCGTGCCGGGCGAGGCTTTGATTCTGGGGCCCTCGCTGGTGCGGGAGATCTACTACCGCATCCTCACCGGCGCCCAAGGCGGCTCGATGCGCGCGGCGCTCGAGCGCCAGGGGCATTTCGGCAAGGTGACCCGTGCGATCCGCATGATCCACGCCTGCTACCCGCAGCATCTGGACGTCGAGCGACTCGCCCGGGAAGCGAGCATGAGCGTGCCCAACTTCCACCTGCACTTTCGCAACGTCACGGACGCCTCGCCCATGCAGTACCTCAAGTCCACGCGCCTGCATCAGGCACGGCTGCTGATGCTGCGCCACACCATGACCGCGTCGGCGGCGGCTTTCGCCGTCGGCTACGAAAGCGCCTCGCAGTTCAGCCGCGAGTTCAAGCGCTTCTTCGGCAGGACGCCGCTGGCCGAGATCCAATGGATGAAAGCGACGTATGCGCTGCCGGCGCCCGTTTCGCCTTCGATCTATGTGTCGTCGCACTAG
- a CDS encoding AraC family transcriptional regulator, translating into MTSSTHDPSANDWINIRRDRDTGIESVHAHFQGHAYEPHDHDEMLVGVTQQGVQRFSCHRSLHTSTPGRSILIEPGAVHDGHAPEPEGFTYAMLYLPQTWVAGMTDRLGLGDASALEAAFRSTLADDSQLSASIQQAFLAIHNEEGRLARDQSLDHLIGMLARHIYRPTPSGKADADFEMQRAREYLHAHLSDDIGLDELAMHSGIDRFRLTRQFKRAFGQTPHAYLVRLRLRAARILLASGQAPVDVAAAVGFADQSHLGLWFRRAYRLTPAGYQRQCTNLTDRETARLP; encoded by the coding sequence ATGACCTCCTCCACCCACGACCCGAGCGCCAACGACTGGATCAACATCCGCCGCGACCGGGACACCGGCATCGAAAGCGTGCATGCGCACTTTCAGGGCCACGCCTACGAGCCCCACGACCACGACGAGATGCTGGTGGGCGTGACCCAGCAAGGCGTGCAGCGCTTCAGTTGCCACCGTTCGCTGCACACCAGCACGCCGGGCCGTTCGATCCTGATCGAGCCCGGCGCGGTGCATGACGGCCATGCGCCGGAGCCGGAAGGCTTCACCTACGCGATGCTGTACCTGCCGCAGACGTGGGTCGCAGGCATGACCGACCGCCTCGGCCTGGGCGATGCTTCGGCTTTGGAAGCGGCGTTCCGCAGCACCCTGGCCGACGACTCGCAGCTCAGCGCCTCGATCCAGCAAGCGTTCCTGGCCATCCACAATGAGGAAGGCCGGCTGGCCCGGGACCAAAGCCTGGATCACCTGATCGGCATGCTGGCCCGGCACATCTACCGGCCGACGCCTTCCGGCAAGGCCGATGCCGACTTTGAAATGCAGCGGGCCCGGGAATACCTGCACGCCCACCTGTCCGACGACATCGGCCTGGACGAACTGGCGATGCATTCGGGGATCGACCGTTTCCGTCTGACCCGCCAGTTCAAGCGCGCCTTCGGCCAGACGCCCCACGCCTATCTGGTGCGGCTGCGCTTGCGGGCCGCGCGCATTCTCCTGGCCAGCGGCCAGGCGCCGGTAGACGTGGCCGCCGCCGTGGGCTTCGCTGACCAAAGCCATTTGGGGCTGTGGTTCCGCCGTGCCTACCGGCTCACCCCGGCCGGCTATCAGCGCCAGTGCACAAACCTTACAGACCGGGAAACCGCCCGCCTTCCATGA
- a CDS encoding DUF2000 family protein produces MFDTKIAFIVRNDLAAWQRMNVVAFLATGIASAAPDIMGQPYIDANGHRYGNMAGQPMLVFEGDLAGLQKAHRIGLERELTLLPYVFPMFSTGFDEANREVFRAQDPHNLDLVGIVLRGSKKAVDKAIKGLSLHA; encoded by the coding sequence ATGTTCGATACCAAAATCGCCTTCATCGTGCGCAACGACCTGGCCGCCTGGCAGCGGATGAACGTCGTGGCGTTTCTCGCCACCGGCATCGCCTCGGCCGCACCCGACATCATGGGCCAGCCCTACATCGACGCCAACGGCCACCGCTACGGCAACATGGCCGGCCAGCCGATGCTGGTGTTCGAAGGGGATCTGGCCGGCCTGCAAAAGGCCCACCGCATCGGCCTTGAGCGCGAGCTCACCCTGCTGCCCTATGTGTTCCCGATGTTCTCCACCGGTTTCGACGAAGCCAACCGCGAGGTGTTCCGGGCGCAGGATCCGCACAACCTGGACCTGGTCGGGATCGTCCTGCGCGGCTCGAAAAAAGCCGTGGACAAGGCCATCAAAGGCCTGTCGCTGCACGCCTGA
- a CDS encoding LysE family translocator, with translation MSASTLLGFWAFALVFVIVPGADWAYAISAGVRGQGVIPAVLGLLTGYTVLTVVVAAGLGVLVAANPSLLTALSIAGALYLCWLGVGMLRSPPASIKVDDATGARRGMDWYVKGTLVSGLNPKGLLFFVAFLPPWTSAQASWGVPAQLLALGLVYTASCSVIYTLVGLGAERTLRTRPDAARLIGRVSGVIMLVLAASLLYRELPMG, from the coding sequence ATGAGCGCCTCGACCTTGCTCGGCTTCTGGGCCTTCGCCCTGGTGTTCGTGATCGTGCCCGGCGCCGACTGGGCCTATGCGATTTCCGCCGGAGTGCGCGGCCAAGGCGTCATTCCCGCCGTGCTTGGCCTCCTGACCGGCTACACCGTGCTGACCGTGGTGGTCGCCGCCGGCCTGGGCGTGCTGGTGGCGGCCAACCCCAGCCTGCTGACGGCGCTGTCCATCGCCGGCGCCCTGTACCTGTGCTGGCTGGGGGTCGGCATGCTGCGCAGCCCGCCGGCCTCCATCAAAGTGGACGACGCGACCGGCGCACGGCGCGGGATGGACTGGTACGTAAAGGGCACCCTGGTCAGCGGCCTCAACCCCAAGGGGCTGCTGTTCTTCGTCGCGTTCCTGCCGCCGTGGACGTCCGCCCAGGCCAGTTGGGGCGTCCCTGCGCAGTTGCTGGCCCTGGGCCTGGTCTACACCGCCAGTTGCTCGGTCATCTACACGCTGGTGGGGTTGGGCGCAGAACGCACGCTGCGGACGCGGCCCGATGCGGCGCGGCTGATCGGCCGGGTGTCCGGGGTGATCATGCTGGTGCTGGCCGCCTCGCTGCTGTACCGGGAGCTGCCGATGGGCTGA